A window from Chitinophaga filiformis encodes these proteins:
- a CDS encoding efflux RND transporter permease subunit produces the protein MKITEVSIKRPTIVVVIFTILTLLGVMSYQSLNYELLPKFESPVVTIATVYPGASPKEVESTITKKIEDAVASMEKIKKIMSKSSESLSTVTVELNNDANVDIALQDAQRKVNAVLSDLPSDAKAPSLTKFSLSDLPIMTLSATAKMDSKEFYDLVDKKLQPLLSRLPGVAQISLIGGQEREIQVNIDPNKLEAYKLSINQVRQTVTNANLDFPTGKVKTADQQILIRLAGKYKNVDQLRNLVLTTTADGTQIRLSDVADVQDAQKDVERMARVDGANAIALQVQKQTDANAVTVSEEMKKAIARVEKDYAANNLKIVIANDSSDFTLESADSVIHDLIIAVVLVAAVMLLFLHSIRSAIFVMISIPASLVATFIGMKLFGFSLNLMSLLGLSLVVGILVDDAIVVLENIYRHMEMGKNRVRAAFDGVKEIGFTVTSITLVIVVVFLPISLTNELVSKILREFCVVVMISTMLSLLSSFMIVPLLSSRFGKLEHITGKNFFEKFILWFERQLQKFTDWMTGILKWALSHKLITLVVAIGLLFLSFMLLGKGYIGGEFIPRGDRGQFILVLEMPKDASVEQTNQATRKAEQYLSKKPEVTRLITTVGQTSEDGMGTSQSTAYKSEITVMLVDPEKRADGSDIYAAKTKAEISKVLPGVKVKTMNVSILGTAENAPVELVVMGTELDSVMTYAKEARNVLAKIDGTSDAKLSVEEGNPEINVQVDRDKMSALGLTLENVGGTMQTAFSGTADDSKIKFRQGDYEYAINLRFDDFNRKSLQDVSNIQFLNNQGQLIRLSQFATVTEGSGPSRLERRDKNTSVSVKCLVIGRPSGTVQTEFATALEKLRKPAGISYVWAGDAENQGDSFGALGAALLISIVMVYLIMVALYDNYIYPFVVLFSIPLAIIGALLALALTNNTLNIFTILGIIMLIGLVAKNAIILVDFANQMKEQGQSTNEALIHANNARLRPILMTTIAMVIGMLPIALATGGVASIKNGLAWVIIGGLISSMFLTLIVVPVVYRVVDSVMNRFGWNKPSAKRLIRQRLVAPYAAEIEETSLN, from the coding sequence ATGAAAATCACAGAAGTATCCATAAAACGGCCCACAATAGTGGTGGTGATATTCACCATTCTTACTTTGCTGGGTGTGATGAGCTACCAATCGCTCAACTATGAGCTGTTGCCGAAATTCGAGTCGCCGGTAGTAACCATTGCAACAGTATACCCCGGTGCGTCACCGAAAGAGGTGGAAAGCACCATTACAAAAAAGATCGAGGATGCGGTAGCATCGATGGAGAAGATCAAGAAGATCATGTCAAAATCTTCTGAGAGCTTGTCTACCGTTACCGTGGAATTGAATAATGATGCCAATGTTGATATTGCCCTGCAGGATGCACAGCGTAAAGTGAACGCTGTCCTGTCAGACCTTCCTTCAGATGCAAAGGCTCCATCACTTACAAAATTCTCCCTGTCTGATTTGCCTATCATGACCCTGTCTGCCACAGCAAAAATGGATAGTAAGGAGTTTTATGACCTGGTAGATAAAAAACTGCAGCCTTTATTATCCCGCCTGCCGGGTGTAGCGCAGATCTCCCTGATCGGCGGGCAGGAACGTGAGATCCAGGTGAATATAGATCCAAACAAACTGGAAGCATATAAACTGTCCATCAACCAGGTAAGGCAGACAGTTACCAACGCCAACCTGGACTTTCCTACCGGTAAAGTGAAAACAGCCGACCAGCAGATCCTGATCCGCCTGGCAGGTAAGTATAAGAATGTGGACCAGCTGCGTAATCTTGTACTTACAACAACTGCGGATGGTACACAGATCCGCCTGAGCGACGTTGCTGATGTGCAGGACGCCCAGAAAGATGTGGAACGTATGGCCCGTGTAGATGGAGCAAACGCGATCGCCCTACAGGTACAGAAACAGACAGATGCCAATGCGGTAACTGTGAGTGAGGAAATGAAAAAGGCGATTGCACGCGTAGAAAAAGATTATGCTGCCAATAACCTGAAGATCGTTATTGCGAACGACTCTTCGGATTTTACACTGGAATCTGCAGATTCTGTGATCCATGACCTGATCATTGCGGTAGTGCTGGTAGCAGCAGTAATGCTGTTGTTCCTCCATAGTATCAGGAGTGCCATCTTCGTAATGATCTCTATTCCGGCATCCCTGGTGGCTACCTTTATCGGTATGAAGCTGTTCGGCTTCTCACTGAACCTTATGTCCCTGCTTGGTTTGTCTCTTGTGGTAGGTATCCTGGTGGATGACGCCATTGTGGTGCTTGAGAACATCTACCGTCACATGGAGATGGGTAAGAACCGGGTACGTGCTGCGTTTGATGGTGTGAAAGAGATCGGTTTTACCGTTACCTCCATTACCCTGGTAATTGTAGTGGTGTTCCTCCCCATCTCTTTAACAAACGAACTGGTATCGAAGATCCTGAGAGAATTCTGCGTGGTGGTAATGATCTCTACGATGCTCAGCTTGTTGTCGTCCTTTATGATCGTACCACTGCTGTCATCCCGTTTTGGAAAGCTGGAACATATCACCGGGAAGAACTTCTTTGAGAAATTCATCCTCTGGTTTGAAAGACAGCTGCAGAAATTCACCGACTGGATGACCGGTATCCTGAAATGGGCGCTGAGCCATAAGCTCATTACCCTGGTAGTGGCCATAGGCCTGTTGTTCCTGTCCTTTATGCTGTTAGGTAAAGGATATATCGGTGGTGAATTCATCCCGAGAGGCGACCGTGGCCAGTTCATCCTGGTACTGGAAATGCCGAAAGACGCTTCTGTAGAACAGACAAACCAGGCTACACGTAAGGCAGAACAATATCTGTCTAAAAAGCCGGAAGTGACCCGTCTGATCACTACTGTAGGTCAGACGAGTGAGGATGGTATGGGTACCTCCCAGTCTACTGCATATAAATCAGAGATCACGGTGATGCTGGTAGATCCTGAAAAACGTGCGGACGGTTCTGATATATACGCCGCAAAAACGAAGGCGGAAATAAGCAAGGTCCTGCCTGGTGTGAAAGTAAAAACCATGAACGTAAGTATCCTGGGTACGGCAGAAAACGCGCCTGTAGAACTGGTAGTGATGGGTACTGAGCTGGATAGTGTAATGACATATGCGAAAGAAGCAAGAAATGTGCTGGCGAAAATAGATGGTACCAGTGATGCGAAATTATCTGTAGAAGAAGGCAATCCTGAGATCAACGTACAGGTAGACCGCGATAAAATGTCGGCTCTTGGCCTGACATTGGAAAATGTGGGAGGCACCATGCAGACTGCTTTCAGCGGAACAGCAGACGACTCTAAGATAAAATTCCGCCAGGGCGATTATGAGTATGCGATCAACCTTCGTTTCGATGACTTTAACCGTAAAAGCCTGCAGGATGTGTCTAACATCCAGTTCCTCAACAATCAGGGGCAGCTGATCCGTTTATCGCAGTTCGCAACTGTAACGGAAGGTTCCGGTCCAAGCCGTCTTGAAAGAAGGGATAAGAATACTTCAGTGTCTGTAAAGTGTTTGGTGATAGGACGCCCAAGTGGTACCGTACAAACCGAGTTCGCCACAGCATTGGAGAAATTGCGCAAGCCTGCCGGAATCTCCTATGTGTGGGCAGGTGATGCGGAAAACCAGGGAGATTCATTTGGTGCGCTGGGTGCGGCCCTCCTGATCTCTATTGTAATGGTGTACCTCATCATGGTGGCGCTGTACGATAATTATATCTATCCGTTTGTGGTATTGTTCTCTATTCCGCTGGCCATTATCGGTGCATTGCTTGCGCTTGCACTTACGAACAATACCCTGAACATCTTTACCATCCTGGGGATCATTATGTTGATAGGCCTGGTGGCAAAGAACGCTATTATCCTGGTTGACTTTGCCAACCAGATGAAAGAGCAGGGCCAGAGTACCAACGAGGCGTTGATACATGCGAATAATGCCCGTCTGCGTCCGATCCTTATGACTACCATCGCCATGGTGATCGGTATGTTACCTATTGCGCTGGCAACCGGTGGTGTCGCCTCGATCAAGAATGGTCTGGCCTGGGTGATCATCGGAGGGCTGATCAGCTCTATGTTCCTTACCCTGATCGTAGTACCGGTGGTATACAGGGTAGTGGACAGCGTGATGAACCGTTTTGGATGGAACAAGCCTTCTGCCAAGCGATTGATCCGTCAAAGGCTGGTAGCGCCTTATGCAGCGGAAATTGAAGAAACATCGTTGAATTGA
- a CDS encoding TetR/AcrR family transcriptional regulator codes for MLAENKDEMREKILEAALKRFMHYGASKTTMNEIADDLRCSKASLYYYFSDKKALHNAVLMKIGETFFEEQEAEADKAISSEQIFTNIIAIKKQFVERYNRLELFKILNDKSEEIQQIIRSVHERETKMLTKIIEKGVASGEFDVEDPVAIAQLYRDAMEGLRFAGMSCLPETIPDIDNEAFDKIVAQQKLLTEIFVRGIKKQ; via the coding sequence ATGCTTGCTGAGAACAAAGATGAAATGAGGGAGAAGATCCTTGAGGCGGCTTTGAAGCGGTTTATGCACTATGGTGCTTCTAAAACCACTATGAATGAGATTGCAGATGATCTGCGCTGCTCAAAGGCATCGTTGTATTATTATTTTTCCGATAAAAAGGCATTGCATAATGCCGTGTTAATGAAGATCGGGGAAACCTTCTTTGAGGAGCAGGAAGCAGAGGCTGATAAGGCGATTTCATCTGAACAGATCTTCACCAACATTATTGCTATAAAAAAGCAGTTCGTTGAGCGCTACAATCGCCTGGAACTGTTTAAGATACTCAATGATAAATCAGAAGAGATACAACAGATCATCCGGTCTGTTCATGAGCGGGAAACCAAGATGCTCACCAAGATCATAGAAAAAGGCGTAGCCTCAGGAGAATTTGACGTCGAAGATCCTGTAGCGATCGCACAATTATACAGGGATGCCATGGAAGGATTGCGATTTGCCGGCATGAGCTGCCTTCCCGAAACGATCCCGGATATAGACAATGAAGCATTTGACAAGATAGTAGCACAGCAGAAATTGTTGACGGAAATATTCGTTAGAGGAATCAAGAAACAATAA
- a CDS encoding TolC family protein, producing the protein MKRIMLTLILLMGIGGYTSYAQSELSLQECLKYALANNQQLARTRLEEDMGRFKTSEVRARALPQVNAQGQYTNNIKKQVLAVPGEITGGAPGTTTLLQAGTTHNVTASGTVTQEVYNQSVFTGLKAAKAGEEYYKMQTVQNEETVIYNVTQLYYNTLVSREKMIVLDANIEKLTKLVETTSSQVQNGLARKIDLDRMRVNLTNYKTQRTQAQNQFLVQANQLKQQMGMSMSTTLNLPSASFREIENKATLVDFGGMNVDSRIEYRLLKKQEELQEFQKKAYLAEYYPSLALSGNYSYNGISNKFDMLKSKSGGSTASWYDMAAVSLTLKIPIFDGWARRSRVSQANVTLKQLKKDMEATTLSLNTQYENAKLQVQNNLATIKAQKENVDLANEVYNSTQNNYNLGLANLTDLLDAETSLTSAQNNYNEALLQYKLAELDIIKSNGNLKSLLN; encoded by the coding sequence ATGAAAAGGATAATGTTAACGCTTATTCTCTTAATGGGAATAGGGGGATATACCTCCTATGCGCAATCGGAACTGTCGTTGCAGGAGTGCCTGAAGTATGCGCTCGCTAATAATCAGCAACTGGCACGTACCCGGCTGGAAGAAGATATGGGCCGTTTTAAAACCAGTGAAGTAAGAGCCAGGGCACTACCCCAGGTAAATGCCCAGGGACAGTATACCAATAATATCAAGAAACAGGTGCTTGCTGTTCCCGGCGAAATCACCGGAGGCGCCCCGGGTACCACTACCCTGCTGCAAGCCGGTACCACACACAATGTTACCGCTTCCGGTACTGTGACACAGGAAGTATACAATCAGTCTGTGTTTACAGGCCTGAAAGCTGCAAAAGCCGGTGAGGAATACTATAAAATGCAGACAGTGCAGAACGAGGAGACCGTAATCTATAACGTAACACAGCTTTATTACAATACGTTGGTGTCCCGCGAGAAGATGATCGTACTGGATGCAAATATTGAGAAGCTCACTAAACTGGTAGAGACCACTTCCTCCCAGGTGCAGAACGGGTTGGCACGTAAGATAGACCTTGACCGTATGCGCGTGAACCTCACCAATTATAAAACACAACGTACACAGGCGCAGAACCAGTTCCTTGTACAGGCCAATCAGCTGAAACAGCAAATGGGCATGTCTATGAGCACCACCCTGAACCTGCCTTCCGCTTCATTCAGGGAAATAGAGAACAAAGCAACATTGGTGGATTTTGGTGGTATGAATGTCGACAGCAGGATTGAATACCGCCTGCTGAAGAAACAGGAAGAGCTGCAGGAATTCCAGAAGAAAGCTTACCTCGCGGAATATTATCCTTCTCTCGCTTTATCTGGCAACTACTCTTATAATGGTATCAGCAATAAGTTTGACATGCTGAAATCCAAGTCAGGCGGTTCTACTGCCAGCTGGTACGATATGGCGGCCGTAAGCCTTACACTGAAGATCCCCATTTTTGATGGATGGGCGCGCCGCTCGCGTGTAAGCCAGGCCAACGTAACCCTGAAGCAGCTGAAGAAAGATATGGAGGCTACTACTCTCTCTCTGAATACGCAGTACGAGAACGCCAAACTGCAGGTGCAGAATAACCTGGCCACTATCAAAGCGCAGAAAGAGAACGTAGATCTGGCCAATGAAGTATACAACTCTACCCAGAATAACTATAACCTGGGACTGGCCAACCTGACGGACCTGCTGGATGCTGAAACATCCCTCACCTCCGCACAGAACAACTACAACGAAGCCTTACTACAATATAAACTGGCAGAACTGGATATCATCAAATCCAATGGTAACCTGAAAAGCCTGCTGAACTAA
- a CDS encoding TetR/AcrR family transcriptional regulator, which produces MFDISRECGVSKKTVYEHFRDKEELVQDGVRFLLNRHEQHLEDFRQQSANAIEELLKEVEYIEQVGNTINPVMLFEMEKYLPDTWKDVEVFKQERLLQAITANLERGIQEGIYRSNLNLNIIARTRLLQLDLAFEPMQFPAAQFNMHEVIREITIHFILGVTTMKGRKLAAEYLQVKED; this is translated from the coding sequence ATGTTCGACATATCAAGGGAATGTGGGGTGTCAAAGAAAACGGTGTACGAACATTTTAGGGATAAGGAAGAACTGGTACAGGACGGGGTGCGCTTTTTGCTGAACAGGCATGAGCAGCATCTGGAAGATTTTCGTCAGCAATCTGCTAACGCTATTGAAGAACTGTTGAAAGAGGTGGAGTACATTGAACAGGTGGGAAATACAATCAATCCCGTGATGCTGTTTGAAATGGAGAAGTACCTGCCCGATACCTGGAAAGACGTGGAGGTGTTTAAACAGGAGCGGCTATTGCAGGCCATCACTGCCAACCTCGAAAGGGGAATACAGGAAGGCATTTACCGCAGTAACCTTAATCTGAATATTATAGCACGTACGCGGCTGCTTCAGCTGGACCTGGCTTTTGAACCGATGCAATTTCCTGCTGCACAGTTCAATATGCATGAGGTCATAAGAGAGATCACCATACATTTTATACTTGGAGTGACGACAATGAAAGGACGTAAGCTGGCAGCTGAATACCTACAAGTTAAAGAAGACTAA
- a CDS encoding efflux RND transporter periplasmic adaptor subunit: MKKILIWGTLTIAAVVLIMWKLDANKKANEAKTEFVKQSNAGEVPVLVEKVAKSDFSQGFQSNGNFTPVRELTYLAETTGRITKLLVDEGSVVHQGQIIAHVDGEILGTDLAAAKTNLEQLKVDKERYEAAFKTGGVTKKQVDDATLQYELQKTKYEAASRRVGDTYIKAPISGVINKKYIEQGAYLSPGNKMFDIVDVSRLKLAVSVPEFQVVNLKEGDKVKVTSNVFPEMNYEGRVTFIAAKGDNTLNYPVEMEVLNNTGKQLRAGMYGTAHFEMKEALPTIMVARTAFVGGVNSNQVYVMENNTAKLRKVVAGRIYGDKVEIRDGLNEGETVITSGQINLVDGVKVTVQK, translated from the coding sequence ATGAAAAAGATTCTTATCTGGGGCACACTGACCATTGCAGCTGTCGTATTGATCATGTGGAAACTGGACGCCAATAAAAAAGCCAACGAAGCTAAGACGGAATTTGTGAAGCAGAGCAATGCCGGCGAGGTTCCCGTGCTGGTGGAAAAGGTAGCGAAATCGGATTTCTCACAGGGCTTTCAGTCCAATGGTAATTTCACGCCTGTACGTGAACTGACCTACCTGGCAGAAACTACCGGCCGCATCACTAAACTGCTGGTAGATGAAGGCAGCGTTGTACACCAGGGACAAATAATCGCGCACGTAGATGGCGAGATACTGGGTACAGACCTTGCTGCTGCTAAAACCAACCTGGAACAGCTGAAGGTAGATAAGGAAAGATATGAAGCTGCATTCAAAACCGGTGGGGTAACTAAAAAGCAAGTGGATGATGCAACCCTGCAATATGAACTGCAGAAGACAAAATATGAAGCTGCCAGCCGTCGTGTAGGCGATACCTACATCAAGGCTCCTATCAGCGGTGTGATCAACAAAAAATATATAGAGCAGGGCGCCTACCTCTCCCCCGGCAATAAGATGTTTGATATAGTAGATGTATCCCGCCTGAAGCTGGCAGTATCCGTACCTGAGTTCCAGGTGGTAAACCTGAAGGAAGGCGATAAAGTGAAGGTAACATCCAATGTATTTCCTGAAATGAACTATGAAGGTCGCGTAACCTTCATAGCTGCAAAGGGCGATAATACGCTTAACTACCCTGTGGAAATGGAAGTGCTGAACAACACCGGCAAACAGCTCAGAGCCGGTATGTATGGCACCGCTCATTTTGAGATGAAGGAGGCATTGCCAACTATTATGGTAGCACGTACCGCTTTTGTAGGTGGTGTGAACAGCAACCAGGTGTATGTAATGGAAAATAATACGGCTAAACTGCGCAAAGTGGTGGCTGGCCGTATTTATGGCGATAAAGTGGAGATCAGGGACGGATTGAATGAAGGAGAAACTGTTATTACCAGCGGACAGATCAACCTGGTAGATGGTGTTAAGGTAACAGTGCAAAAATAA